One region of Tachysurus fulvidraco isolate hzauxx_2018 chromosome 9, HZAU_PFXX_2.0, whole genome shotgun sequence genomic DNA includes:
- the LOC113637575 gene encoding cytochrome c oxidase subunit 7C, mitochondrial produces MLGQAVRRFTTSAVRASHYAEGPGQNLPFSVENKWKLLGMMVLFFGSGFTFPFIIVRHQILKK; encoded by the exons ATGCTTGGACAAGCCGTGCGCAGATTCACCACCTCTGCTGTCCGCGCTTCTCATTACGCTGAGGGACCTGGACAG AACCTGCCTTTCTCTGTAGAGAACAAGTGGAAATTGCTGGGGATGATGGTGCTGTTCTTTGGCAGTGGCTTTACTTTTCCCTTCATCATAGTCAGGCACCAGATCCTGAAGAAGTGA